The genomic DNA TATTACGGCATCCCGCCGAAACTGGCCAAGGAGCGCGCCGAGCAATACCTGACCCAGTTGGGGCTGTGGGACAAGCGGGACGTGCAGTCGCGTTCGCTTTCCGGTGGCATGAAGCGCCGCTTGATGATCGCCCGGGCGCTGATCCACGAACCGCGCCTGCTGATCCTCGATGAGCCTACCGCAGGGGTGGACATCGAGCTGCGCCGTTCGATGTGGAGCTTTCTCACCGAGCTCAACCAGAAGGGCATCACCATCATCCTGACCACGCATTACCTGGAGGAGGCCGAGCAGTTGTGCCGCAACATCGGCATCATCGACCACGGCACGATTGTCGAGAACACCAGCATGCGCAAGCTGCTGGGCAAGCTGCATGTCGAGACCTTCGTCCTCGACCTCAGGCAGGACCTGGCCCAGGCGCCCACGCTGCAGGGCTACCCATGCCGCCTGCTGACACCCCACACCCTTGAGGTGCAGGTGGACAAGGACATCGGCATTACCGCGCTGTTCGGCCAGTTGGCCCTGCAGAACATCGAAGTGCAGAGCCTGCGCAACAAGACCAACCGTCTCGAGGAGCTGTTCGTGTCCCTGGTTGAAAAGAACCTGTCGAAGGTGGCCGTATGAGTGTGGAACTGCGCACCAACTGGGTCGCCCTGAACACCATCGTCTACCGCGAAGTGCGGCGCTTCCTGCGTATCTGGCCGCAGACCTTGCTGCCGCCGGCCATCACCATGGTCCTGTACTTCGTCATCTTCGGTAACCTGATCGGCCGGCAGATCGGCGACATGGGCGGCTTCACCTACATGGAGTACATCGTCCCCGGGCTGATCATGATGTCGGTGATCACCAACTCTTACGGCAACGTGGTGTCGAGCTTTTTCGGCAGCAAGTTCCAACGCTCGATCGAAGAGTTGATGGTATCGCCGGTATCGCCGCACATCATTCTGGTCGGCTACGTGCTGGGCGGGGTGCTGCGAGGCCTGGCGGTGGGAGTGATCGTGACCATCCTGTCGCTGTTCTTCACTCACCTGCAGGTCCATCACCTGGGCGTGACGGTGGTCGTGGTGCTGCTGACGGCGACCATTTTTTCGCTGCTGGGCTTCGTCAACGCCGTGTTCGCTCGCAACTTTGACGATATCTCGATCATCCCGACGTTCGTGCTGACGCCGCTGACCTATCTGGGCGGGGTGTTCTATTCGATCAACCTGCTGCCGCCGTTCTGGCAGACCGTGTCGCTGGCCAACCCGGTGCTGCACATGGTCAACTCGTTCCGCTACGGCATCCTAGGGGTGTCGGATATCAGCATTGGAACGGCGATCACTTTCATGCTGGTCGCCACCGCAGTGCTCTACGCGCTGTGCGTCCGCCTGCTGGTCAGTGGCCGCGGCATGCGCGCCTGAGGCCCTGTGCTTGCGCCGGCGCCATTGCCGGCCAATCCACCAGCGCCAGTACAAAAGGGTGGTGAACCAGGCGACGATGCCCAGCACCACACCGCACACTACCGAGCCCAGCAGGAACGGCTGCCATAGCGTTGCCAGCTGGTCGGTGATCCATTCGAAGGTGAGGTCTTCGGGCAAGCTGCGCGGCGGCGTGCCTAGCAACCAGGCGCCGGTCATGTAGGTGACGAAGAACACGGGCGGCATGGTCAGCGGGTTGGTCAGCCATACCAGGCTGACGGCGATCGGCAGGTTGCCACGCACCGGGATCGCCAGCGCTGCCGCCAGCAGCATCTGCATGGGGACGGGAATCAACGCCGCGAACAGGCCCACGCCCATGGCCCGCGCCACCGAGTGGCGGTTCAGGTGCCAAAGATTCGGGTCGTGCAGCAACTTGCCGAAAAAGCGTAAGGACTTGTGTTCCCGAATGCTGGTCGGGTCCGGCATGTAGCGTTTGAAAAGGCGGCGCGGCATGTAGGCTCCCCGAGCGGTCATCAGGGAAGTATGCCTTGATTCCATCTCAGCCTCGTTCAGAGTTTGTGACAATTGTTGAGCGAGCCTCCGCGTCATTTCGTCTATGCCTGAGGGGGTAATTACGTTTCCGGAGCTCTAACTCATGCGCACAGGGATGTTTGCGCTGGCGCTCGGGCTGTTGTGCCTGGGTGTCCTTCCTGAATTGCCATCGGTCGGGTGGCTGTGGCTGCTGCTCTGCGGGGGGCTGTTTTGCCTGTGCACACGCCTGTGGCCGCTGGGCTGCTGCGTGCTGGGTATGTGCTGGGCTTGCTGGTCGGCGCAGCAGGCACTGGATGATCGCCTGGCCCCAAGCCTGGATGGCCGCACGCTGTGGCTGGAGGGCAGGGTGGTCGGCTTGCCGACCAACACGCTGAGTGGTGTGCGCTTTGAGCTGGAACAGCCTCGCTCGCGCCGCGCTGCGTTGCCCAAGCGCCTGCAATTGCATTGGTTCGATGGCCCGCCGGTGCGTGCTGGCGAGCGCTGGCGCCTGGCTGCTACCTTGCAGCGCCCGGCCGGGCTGCTCAACCCTCATGGTCCGGACCGGGAGGCACAGTTGTTGGCCAAGCGCATCGGCGCCACTGGCACGGTCAAGGCCGGCCATGTGCTGGATACCGGGCAGCCGGGGTGGCGTGACGCACTGCGCCAGCGCTTGTTGAGCGTCGCCGCGCATGGCCGGGAAGCGGCCCTTGTCGCATTGGTGCTCGGCGATGGCGCCGGCCTGGCCCGTGAGGACTGGCAAGCGCTGCAGGCCACGGGCACGGTACACCTGTTGGTGATCTCGGGGCAGCACATCGGCCTGGTCGCCGGCCTGCTTTACGCCTTGGTCGCGGGCCTGGCGCGCTGGGGCCTGTGGCCTCAGGCTCTACCTTGGTTGCCGTGTGCGTGTGGCCTGGCACTGGGTGCGGCGCTGGCCTATGGCTGGCTGGCCGGTGCGGGGGTGCCGGTGCAGCGCGCCTGCCTGATGCTGGCGGTGGTTCTGCTCTGGCGCCTGCGCTTTCGCCATCTTGGGGCGCTGTTTCCTTTGCTGCTGGCACTTATCGGGGTGCTGGTCGCCGAGCCCCTGGCGCCGCTGCTGCCAGGGTTCTGGCTGTCGTTTGCGGCGGTGGCGACCCTGGTCTACTGCTTCAGTTCACGTCTGGGCCGATGGCGGCCCTGGCAAGGGTGGACCCGCGCCCAGTGGGTGATCGCCATCGGCCTGCTGCCGGTACTGATTGCGACCGGTCTGCCGGTCAGTCTGAGTGCGCCACTGGCCAACTTGCTGGCAGTGCCGTGGATCAGCCTCGCGGTATTGCCCTTGGCGCTGCTTGGAACGTTGCTGCTGCCGTTGGCAGGGGTAGGTGAAGGTCTGTTGTGGTTGGCGGGCGGGCTGCTGGATGTCTTGTTCCGGTTGCTGGCTTGGGTAGCGCATTGGCGCCCGGCATGGCTACCGCCTGCTTTGCCGGTCTGGGCCTGGCTGATGGTCTGCCTGGGCGCGTTGCTGGTGCTGCTGCCGTCCGGTGTACCTCTACGCAGCCTGGGCGGGGCCATGCTGCTGGCATTGTGGGTGCCCAGGGAGGCTGTGCCGCAGGGGCAGGTGGAGGTCTGGCAGTTGGATGTCGGGCAGGGCTTGGCGGTATTGCTGCGCACGCAAAATCACAGTCTGCTTTACGACGCCGGCCCGGCGCGGGGTGATAGTGATCTGGGTGAGCGGGTGGTGTTGCCGACCCTGCACAAGTTGGGCGTAAAGCGCTTGGACATCATGCTTATCAGTCATGCCCATGCCGACCATGCGGGTGGCGCGCCGGCCGTCTACCGTGGGTTGCCGGTGGTCCGTGTGCTGGGCGGCGAAGTGTTGGAGGACCTTGCACTGCAGCCTTGTGCCAGTGATGAGCAGTGGGAATGGGATGGCGTGCGCTTTTCGCTGTGGCATTGGGCCCAGGGGCAGAGCAGCAACGATCGCTCTTGCGTGCTGCTGGTCGAGGCACAGGGGGAGCGGCTGCTATTGGCAGGCGATATGGAGGCGGGGGCCGAGCGCGCATGGTTGGCGGCCCACGCGACGCCTCGTATCGATTGGCTGCAGTCACCGCACCATGGCAGCCGTAGTTCCTCGACCGAGGCATTCATCCGCGCCACGGCGCCGCGCGGCGTGCTGATTTCGCGGGGGCGTAACAACGGTTTTGGGCATCCGCATGTGCAGGTGATCGAGCGGTATCGGCGGCATGGGGTGGCCATTCACGATACGGCGGTAGAGGGGGCGTTGCGGTTGGTGCTGGGCAACCATGGCGAGGTGGAGGGGGTGCGGGGGCAGAAACGCTTTTGGCGGGGCAGTGTGCCGTGATGGTTGATGAGCGTGCCACGTGTATACCTGCTCAATTCCCTGACCTCCGGCAGATGAGCCCCTCGCGCGCCTATGTTAGAGTGGCGGCCTTTTTCCGAGGGGGCGTTTACTGTGTGGGAATTGGTCAAGTCCGGTGGTTGGATGATGCTGCCAATCATTCTGAGCTCCATCGCTGCCATGGCTATCGTCGCCGAGCGCCTGTGGACCCTGCGCGCCAGCCGCGTTACCCCGCCGCACCTGCTGGGCCAGGTGTGGATGTGGATCAAGGACAAGCAGCTCACCAGTGACAAGCTCAAGGCTCTGCGCGCCGATTCGCCCCTGGGTGAGATTCTGGCTGCGGGCCTGGCCAACTCGCGCCATGGCCGTGAAATCATGAAAGAGTGCATCGAGGAGTCTGCCTCGCGGGTCATCCATGAACTGGAACGCTATATCAGCACCCTCGGTACCATCGCTGCGATGGCCCCGCTGCTCGGGCTGCTGGGTACTGTGCTGGGCATGATCGATATCTTCAGCGCCTTCATGGGGTCGCAGATGACCGCCAATGCCGCAGTGCTGGCCAGTGGTATCTCCAAGGCTCTTGTCACTACGGCGGCCGGCCTGATGGTCGGCATCCCGGCGGTGTTCTTCCACCGCTTCCTGCTGCGGCGCATCGACGAACTGGTGGTGGGCATGGAGCAAGAGGCGATCAAGCTGGTGGAGGTCATCCAAGGCGACCGCGAAGTCGAAGTGGCCGGAGGCAAGGCGTGAAGTTCCGGCGCAATCGCCAGCGGGAGAACGTCGACATCAACCTGGCGTCGTTGATCGACGTGGTGTTTGTCCTGCTGCTGTTCTTCGTGGTCACCACCACCTTTACCCGTGAGACCCAGCTGCGTGTGGAGCTGCCCGAGGCCGTCAGTGCCGAACAGCCTGTCGCAGACCCGGAAAAGCTGGTGGAAGTCACTATCAGTGCAGATGGCGTGTATTCGGTGAACAATCACCTGTTGCCCAAGAGCGACCTGGCCACCCTGACCGAGGCGATCCAGCGCGAATCGGGCGGTGACAACACGCTGCCGCTGGCCATCAGTGCTGATGGCAAGACCCCGCACCAGGCCGTGATCACTGCGATGGATGCCGCCGGCAAGCTCGGTTTCAGCCAACTGCGCATGACCACCGTCGAGGCCGCCCAGGGGACACCTTGATGGCGCTCGCCGACCGTCTGCTAGCCGCCTGGTACGCCGGGCATCCGGCCCTTGCCCTGCTGCGCCCGCTCGAGGCGCTTTACCGGCGCGTGGTGACGCGTAAGCGCGCGCGTTTTCTCAGTGGCGAAAGCGCCAGCTACCGCGCCCCGGTACCGGTCATCGTGGTGGGCAACATCACCATTGGTGGCACCGGCAAGACGCCTATGATCCTCTGGTTGATCGAGCATTGCCGGCGCCAGGGGCTGAAGGTGGGGGTGGTCAGCCGCGGCTACGGTGCAGAACCGCCTCGGTTGCCCTGGCGTGTCGAAGCCATCCAGAGTGCCGAGCAGGCCGGCGATGAACCTTTGCTGATCGTTCAGCGTACGGGCGTGCCGCTGATGATCGACCCCGACCGCTCCCGCGCCGTGCAGGCATTGCTGGCCAGCGAGCCGTTGGACCTGATCCTGTGTGACGACGGTATGCAACACTACCGCCTGGCACGCGACCTGGAACTGGTGCTGATCGACGCTGCGCGTGGCCTGGGCAATGGCCGCTGCTTGCCGGCCGGGCCCCTGCGCGAGCCTGCCGAGCGCCTGCAAGAGGTTGATGCAGTGCTGTTCAACGGCGCCAGTGCCGACCGCCCGGAGGGTTTCGCCTTTCATCTGCAACCCAGTGCGCTGGTCAACCTGCGCACTGGCGAGCGCCGTGCGCTCGACTTCTTCCCTGCGGGCCAGCGCCTGCATGCGGTGGCCGGTATCGGCAACCCGCAACGTTTCTTCAATACCCTGCTGGGGCTAAACTGGCAGCCGGTGCCGCATCCGTTCGCCGACCACGCCCAGTTCAGCGCTCAAAGCCTGGCTTTCAGCCCGTCGCTGCCGTTGGTGATGACCGAGAAGGATGCGGTGAAGTGCCGGGCCTTCGCTGCCGATGACTGGTGGTACCTGGCCGTGGAGGCCCTGCCTACGCCGGCCTTCTGCGGCTGGTTCGACAGCCAGCTGCAACGCTTGCTGCCTGGGCATCGAACGCCCTGAGCCCGTTTTTCAATTTCCGGCCACCTGGCCTCAAGGAAGCTTCCATGGACACCAAACTGCTCGATATCCTGGCCTGCCCGATCACCAAGGGCCCGCTCAAGCTCAGCGCTGACAAGACCGAGCTGATCAGCAAGGGCGCCGGCCTGGCCTACCCGATTCGCGATGGCATCCCGGTGATGCTGGAAAGCGAGGCGCGTACCCTGACCGACGACGAGCGTCTGGACAAATGAGCCTTGACTTCACCGTGGTCATTCCCGCCCGTCTGCGCTCGACGCGTCTGCCGGGTAAGCCGTTGCTGCTGATCGCCGGCAAACCGATGGTTCAGCATGTGTGGGAGCAGGCGCGCAAGAGCGGTGCCGGCCGTGTGGTCATCGCCACCGATGACGCCAGTATCGTCGAGGCCTGTCAGGCCTTTGGTGCTGAAGTACTGATGACCCGCGCCGACCATGAGTCGGGTACCGACCGCCTGGCTGAAGTGGCCGCGCAGCTTGGCCTGCCTGCCGACGCCATCGTGGTCAACGTCCAGGGTGATGAGCCGCTTATTCCGCCGGTGATCATCGATCAGGTCGCAGCCAACCTGGCGGCGCATCCGGAGGCAGGTATTGCGACCCTGGCCGAGCCGATCCATGACCCCGAAACCGTGTTCAACCCCAATGCGGTCAAGGTGGTCAGCGACAAGAACGGGCTGGCCTTGAGCTTCAGCCGTGCGCCGCTGCCGTGGGCGCGTGATGCCTTCGCCAAGGACCGCAATCAACTACCGCAGGGCGTGCCCTACCGCCGCCATATCGGCATGTACGCCTACCGCGTTGGTTTCCTTCAGGATTTCGTCAGCTGGGGCCCGTGCTGGCTCGAGCAGACCGAGGCGCTTGAACAGCTGCGTGCGCTGTGGCATGGCGTGCGTATCCACGTGGCGGATGCCATCGAGGCGCCAGCAGTGGGTGTCGATACTGCACAAGACCTCGAGCGCGTTCGGCGCTTGCTGGAGGCCTGATGCGCGTCCTGTTCGTTTGCCTGGGCAATATCTGCCGGTCGCCCACTGCCGAAGGCGTGCTGCGCCATCAGTTGCAGGCCGCTGGTTTGGCTGGGCAGGTTCACGTGGCGTCAGCCGGTACCGGTGACTGGCACGTGGGCAAGGGGCCTGACAACCGTACCTGCAAGGCCGCGCTGGCGCGGGGGTACGACCTGTCGCAACAGCGTGCCCAGCAGGTCAAGGCTGAGCACTTTGCCGAGTACGACCTGATTCTGGCCATGGATAAAAGCAACCTGGGCCACCTGCGCGCCATGCGTCCGCACAATGCGATTGGCGAGCTGGACTTGTTCCTGCGCCGCTATGAGGCGGCTGTGGATGAAGTGCCGGACCCTTACTATGGCGGCGCAGAGGGCTTCGAGCAGGTGCTGGACCTGATCGAGGCGGCTTGCCGTGAGCTGGTTGTCGAAATCAAGGGGCGGTTATGACGGCGCACTGGCAGGAGCAGGTTTCGCTCAAGCCTTACAACACCTTCGGTATCGATGTGAAAGCCCGGCACTTCGTTCAGGTACATACCGATGACGAGGTGCGCGAGGCCTTGGCACAGGCGCGCCAGCGTGGGCTTGCGGTGATGGTTATCGGTGGTGGCAGCAACGTGCTGCTGACCCGTGATGTCGACGCGCTGGTACTGCACATGGCCAGCCGTGGCCGTCACGTCCTTGACGATGAAGCGGGGCGGGTACTGGTGGAGGCCGAGGCGGGTGAGCCCTGGCATCCCTTCGTGCAATGGTCGTTGCAGCAAGGCCTTTGTGGCCTTGAGAACCTCAGCCTTATCCCGGGGACGGTAGGGGCTGCGCCGATGCAGAATGTGGGTGCCTATGGGGTGGAGATCAAGGATGTGTTTGCCGGGTTGACGGCACTGGACCGGCAGACGGGTGAGCTGCGTGACTTCGGGCTTGAGGAATGTGCCTTTGGTTACCGCGACAGCCTGTTCAAGCGTAACCCTGGGCGTTGGTTGATCCTGCGGGTGCGTTTTGCCCTGAGCCATCGTCTGCAGGCCCATCTGGATTACGGCCCGGTGCGTCAGCGTCTGGCCGAGCAGGGCGTGCAGGAGCCGACGGCGCAGGCGATCAGCGACGCTATTTGCAGCATTCGCCGCGAGAAGCTGCCCGATCCGGCGGAGTTGGGTAATGCCGGCAGCTTTTTCAAGAACCCTGTCGTTGCCGTTGAACAGGTGGCGCGGATCCGCGCCGAGTATCCAGGTGTGGTGGGTTATCCCCAGGCTGACGGGCAGGTGAAGCTGGCGGCCGGCTGGTTGATCGAGCAGGCCGGCTGGAAGGGTTATCGGGATGGCGATGCCGGCGTGCACCGCTTGCAGTCGCTGGTGCTGGTCAATTATGGCCAGGCGAGCGGGGCGCAGTTGCATGACCTGGCGCAGCGCATTCAGGCGGATATCCTGGCGCGCTTCGGGGTTGAGCTGGAGATGGAACCCAACCTGTACTGAGGCCGGTGCAGGCACGCTAAACAGCCAAGAAAAAGCCCCGCCAGTTCGCACTGGCGGGGCTTTTTCATTCAGCCGTGGCTATCAACCGTGATGAGGCTTTTGCTCATCAGCGGTCTCCACCGTTGGCGCGCCAGCAGCGGCCGCTTCCTGCGCAGCCTTGGCAGCCGCTTCGGCCTCACGCTTGCGACGACGCACTTCACGTGGGTCGTTAGGGGCGCGACCGTTAGGCAGCATGACGGTGGCGGCTTCGACCGCTGCCGGTGCTTCTACCGGGGCAGGCTCGGCGACCACTGGCGCTGCTGCAACTACGGTTGCTGCAGGCTCGGCAGCCACTTCTGGCTGGGTTTCAACGACAGCCGCAGGCAGCTCGGCAGCCGGCGCTTGTTCAGCGGCGACCTGGGCTTTCTCTACTTCACCTGCTTCGATGGCCGGCGCTTCGACAGGTGCCTCTACAGGCGCCTCGGCAACCACTACCGGCTCGACCGCAGGGGCTTGTTCGACTACCGGCTCAGGCGCAACTTCAACCACAGGCTCGGCACCGGCTTCGATCGCAGCGACCGGCTCGCTGAGCGGCTGCTCGACCACCGGTGCAATGGCGATTTCCTCGGCCTTGGCGACGGCTTCGACCTGCTCGGCCGGCTGAGCGACTTCGCTGTTGTCGGTGGTGGCGGCTTCGGCGCTGGCGCGTTCAGCCTGCTGGTTGGCTTGCGCTTCGGCGCCAGCACTTATGTTGCTGCTGGCGACAGCCGCGGTGACAGCCAGGCCGGCAGCCAGTTCGGCACCCAGCTCGGTGGCCTGGTGCTGTTGCGGTTGCTCGTCGCTGCCTTCTTCGTCGCTGCCTTCGATCAGCTCGCCATTGGCGTTGCGCTGGCGCTCACGACGGTTGCTGCGGCGACGCTGGCCGCGAGAGCGGCGGCGCGGACGCTCGTCATCGGAACCTTCCTGCTCGTCCTGTTGCAGCTCCTCGTTCGGCAGTTGCTCATCGGCGAGCTCTGCAGCCTGCTCAGCTTCACGTGGCTGGCGCTCTTCGCGTGGAGGGCGTGGCTGACGTTCTTCACGCGGTGCGCGTTCTTCACGAGGTGCACGCTCTTCACGTGGAGCGCGTTCTTCACGAGGCGCACGCTCTTCACGTGGAGCACGTTCTTCGCGAGGCGCGCGCTCTTCACGTGGAGCACGTTCTTCGCGAGGTGCGCGTTCTTCACGTGGAGCACGTTCTTCGCGAGGTGCACGCTCTTCACGTGGCTGGCGCTCTTCGCGAGCGGCCGGTGCTGCATCCAGAGGCTCGCGCAGTTCGCGGACGCGCTCTTCGCGGTTGCCGCGGCGGTCTTCGCGTGGCTGGCGAGGGGCGCGCTCTTCACGAGGTGCACGTTCTTCACGAGGTGCGCGCTCTTCACGCGGCTGGCGCTCTTCGCGCGGGGTGCGCTCGGCACGCTCTTCACGAGGTTTGCGCTCTTCGTCACGGCGGCCGTTGCGGTTGCGGCTCTGCTGGCGGCCGTTGCGACGCTCCTCGTTACGCTGAGTGCGCTCGGTGGCAGGCTTCTCGGCGGTGACCACCGGGGCGGCGGCAGGCTCTTCCTTGCCGGCGAACAGGCTGACCAGCGACTTCACCAGGCCTTTGAACAGGCTTGGCTCCGGAACGCTAGGTGCCGGGGCTGCCGGTGCGGCAGGCTGCTGTTCTTCGACAGCGCTCGGTACCGGAGCGTTGGCGCGGGCCGGTGCAGTCTTGACCGCTGCTTCCTGGCGCACCAGGGTGCGCGTGGCGGTCGGCTGCGGCGCTTCTTCGGTTTCGGTGGCGGCGATTTCGTAGCTGGACTGGTTGTTCAGCACTTCCGGGTTGTCGTCGCGCAGGCGCTGGACTTCGAAGTGCGGGGTTTCCAGGTGGTCGTTCGGCAGAATGATGATGCGGGCACGGGTGCGCAGTTCGATCTTGGTGATCGAGTTGCGCTTCTCGTTGAGCAGGAAGGCGGCCACCGGAATCGGTACCTGGGCGCGTACTTCGGCAGTACGGTCCTTCAGGGCTTCTTCTTCGATCAGGCGCAGGATGGCCAGGGACAGCGACTCGACATCACGGATGATGCCGGTGCCGGAGCAGCGCGGGCAGACGATGCCGCTGCTTTCGCCCAGCGACGGGCGCAGGCGCTGACGGGACATTTCCAGCAGGCCGAAGCGCGAGATGCGGCCGACCTGTACGCGGGCGCGGTCGGCCTCGAGGGCTTCGCGTACCCGTTCTTCGACGGCGCGCTGGTTTTTCGCCGGCGTCATGTCGATGAAGTCGATGACGATCAGGCCGCCGATGTCACGCAGGCGCAGCTGGCGGGCGATTTCCTCGGCCGCTTCCAGGTTGGTCTGCAGGGCGGTTTCCTCGATGTCGCTGCCCTTGGTGGCGCGCGCCGAGTTGATGTCGATGGAAACCAGGGCCTCGGTCGGGTCGATCACGATAGAGCCGCCCGACGGCAGGTCGACGACGCGCTGGAAGGCGGTCTCGATCTGGCTTTCGATCTGGAAGCGGTTGAACAGCGGTACGCTGTCTTCGTACAGCTTGACCTTGCTGGCGTACTGCGGCATCACCTGGCGGATGAAGGTCAGTGCTTCTTCCTGGGCATCGATGCTGTCGATCAGCACTTCGCCGATGTCCTGGCGCAGGTAGTCGCGGATGGCGCGGATGATGACGTTGCTTTCCTGGTAGATCAGGAACGGCGCAGCGCGATCCAGCGATGCTTCCTTGATGGCGGTCCACAGTTGCAGCAGGTAATCGAGGTCCCACTGCATTTCTTCGCTGCTGCGGCCAAGGCCTGCGGTGCGCACGATCAGGCCCATGTCGCCTGGCACGGTCAGGCCGTTGAGGGCTTCACGCAGTTCGTTGCGCTCTTCGCCTTCGATGCGGCGGGAGATGCCGCCAGCGCGGGG from Pseudomonas putida includes the following:
- the rne gene encoding ribonuclease E, translating into MKRMLINATQPEELRVALVDGQRLYDLDIESGAREQKKANIYKGKITRIEPSLEAAFVDFGSERHGFLPLKEISREYFKKAPEGRVNIKDVLSEGQEVIVQVEKEERGNKGAALTTFISLAGRYLVLMPNNPRAGGISRRIEGEERNELREALNGLTVPGDMGLIVRTAGLGRSSEEMQWDLDYLLQLWTAIKEASLDRAAPFLIYQESNVIIRAIRDYLRQDIGEVLIDSIDAQEEALTFIRQVMPQYASKVKLYEDSVPLFNRFQIESQIETAFQRVVDLPSGGSIVIDPTEALVSIDINSARATKGSDIEETALQTNLEAAEEIARQLRLRDIGGLIVIDFIDMTPAKNQRAVEERVREALEADRARVQVGRISRFGLLEMSRQRLRPSLGESSGIVCPRCSGTGIIRDVESLSLAILRLIEEEALKDRTAEVRAQVPIPVAAFLLNEKRNSITKIELRTRARIIILPNDHLETPHFEVQRLRDDNPEVLNNQSSYEIAATETEEAPQPTATRTLVRQEAAVKTAPARANAPVPSAVEEQQPAAPAAPAPSVPEPSLFKGLVKSLVSLFAGKEEPAAAPVVTAEKPATERTQRNEERRNGRQQSRNRNGRRDEERKPREERAERTPREERQPREERAPREERAPREERAPRQPREDRRGNREERVRELREPLDAAPAAREERQPREERAPREERAPREERAPREERAPREERAPREERAPREERAPREERAPREERAPREERAPREERQPRPPREERQPREAEQAAELADEQLPNEELQQDEQEGSDDERPRRRSRGQRRRSNRRERQRNANGELIEGSDEEGSDEQPQQHQATELGAELAAGLAVTAAVASSNISAGAEAQANQQAERASAEAATTDNSEVAQPAEQVEAVAKAEEIAIAPVVEQPLSEPVAAIEAGAEPVVEVAPEPVVEQAPAVEPVVVAEAPVEAPVEAPAIEAGEVEKAQVAAEQAPAAELPAAVVETQPEVAAEPAATVVAAAPVVAEPAPVEAPAAVEAATVMLPNGRAPNDPREVRRRKREAEAAAKAAQEAAAAGAPTVETADEQKPHHG